A genomic window from Cucumis melo cultivar AY chromosome 8, USDA_Cmelo_AY_1.0, whole genome shotgun sequence includes:
- the LOC103500828 gene encoding protein PTST homolog 3, chloroplastic isoform X2 gives MATLSHFPSLLSLSSRNFSFLDQLHTLNHHPKFHCFGHHHHHHPRRQSYVCNCSIRSSRASRRKKSNEELCNDIREFIRSVGLPKDHVPSTKELSQHGRTDLANIVRRRGHKLMRELLLTNSTTTVEGDCDLGNITLTGQDGEAKDVVEDSVLENPSNNSNTNHVFSFDDCFSDPTATANSSAEEELSNDLICHDEYNASYRENDENIEIVEADKSRKTEVAASEDCFTSSNIGLGVTCSDHTGELIEFSKNLSLENAENSLECQSEVTNDKVDESHWSLEVPSGENYMINSTADEYLDMHDHDERPLLLTPSSSLKEEALHYSNEQVEKEDNCVDDVSLSAEMTIIDDQSSGLNIDRALARGESSGELVKYSEQLSLAEKVARFIQNGDLDIVDDNFDATLSESGAGEGNGFVTATNAEESEINFHVEAFSEDTTASRGSLMASNGSASEFDDNVSTTAVGQLIRDDQPSTEALNGQIEKVSGAEKDFCLSMVQIKMSENQVEIDRLKFMLHQKELELSQLKEQIERDKLALSVSQSKAEAELSHAQKLILERDSELVIAEECLYGLEEVQIHYSGEGEIVEVAGGFNGWHHKIKMDPQPSSDNLDSVNSKKHMHWSTVLWLYPGVYEIKFIVDGHWKIDPHRESSTKGAITNNILRVGR, from the exons ATGGCTACGCTCTCTCATTTTCCCTCcttactctctctctcttctcggAATTTCTCTTTCCTAGACCAACTGCATACGCTCAATCATCACCCCAAGTTTCACTGTTTTGGCCACCATCACCACCATCATCCAAGGAGACAGTCTTACGTCTGTAATTGTTCAATCAGGAGTTCCAG GGCTAGTAGAAGGAAGAAGAGTAATGAGGAGCTCTGCAACGACATTCGCGAGTTCATTAGATCGGTTGGACTTCCGAAGGATCATGTACCTTCTACAAAGGAGCTTTCGCAGCACGGAAG GACTGACCTGGCAAATATTGTAAGACGAAGGGGTCACAAACTTATGCGAGAGCTTCTTCTTACTAATTCAACCACTACGGTTGAAGGTGATTGTGACTTGGGGAACATTACTCTGACAG GCCAGGATGGCGAGGCAAAAGATGTAGTTGAAGACTCGGTGTTAGAAAACCCCTCTAATAATTCAAATACCAACCATGTTTTTAGTTTTGATGACTGCTTTTCGGATCCTACGGCAACAGCCAATTCATCAGCGGAGGAAGAGTTGTCAAATGATCTAATATGCCATGATGAATACAATGCATCATATCGGGAAAATGATGAGAACATTGAGATAGTTGAAGCTGATAAATCCAGGAAAACTGAAGTTGCTGCATCAGAAGATTGCTTTACTAGTTCAAATATTGGTTTAGGTGTTACGTGCAGTGACCACACTGGGGAGCTAattgaattttcaaaaaatttatcACTAGAGAATGCTGAAAATTCATTGGAATGTCAAAGTGAGGTAACAAATGATAAGGTCGATGAATCTCACTGGTCACTTGAAGTTCCTTCTGGAGAGAATTATATGATAAATTCCACAGCTGATGAATATCTTGACATGCATGACCATGATGAAAGACCTCTACTTTTGACTCCTAGTTCCTCCTTAAAGGAAGAGGCCTTGCATTATTCAAATGAACAGGTCGAGAAAGAAGATAACTGTGTGGATGACGTCTCCTTATCAGCAGAAATGACTATCATAGATGACCAATCTAGTGGTTTAAATATTGATAGGGCTCTTGCACGTGGAGAGTCTAGTGGCGAGTTGGTAAAATATTCAGAGCAGTTATCCCTAGCAGAGAAGGTGGCTAGATTTATACAAAATGGAGATCTGGATATAGTAGATG ATAATTTTGATGCCACATTAAGCGAGAGTGGTGCTGGAGAAGGCAATGGATTCGTTACAGCAACAAATGCAGAAGAATCTGAAATAAACTTCCATGTTGAGGCATTCTCAGAAGATACCACCGCAAGTAGGGGTTCTTTGATGGCATCAAATGGGAGTGCATCTGAATTTGATGATAATGTGTCTACCACAGCTGTTGGTCAATTAATTAG GGATGATCAACCGTCAACTGAGGCTTTAAATGGTCAAATTGAAAAGGTGTCGGGTGCTGAG AAGGATTTTTGTCTCTCTATGGTACAGATAAAAATGTCTGAGAATCAAGTTGAGATTGATCGTCTCAAATTTATGTTG CATCAGAAGGAGCTGGAACTGTCTCAGTTGAAGGAACAGATTGAGAGGGACAAG CTTGCTTTGTCTGTTTCTCAAAGCAAGGCTGAAGCAGAGCTCAGCCATGCCCAAAAACTCATTTTAGAAAGAGATTCGGAGTTAGTTATTGCTGAGGAGTGTCTTTACGGATTGGAGGAG GTTCAAATCCATTACAGCGGGGAAGGAGAAATTGTTGAGGTAGCTGGTGGCTTCAATGGTTGGCACCATAAGATTAAGATGGACCCACAGCCGTCATCCGATAATCTGGATTCGGTTAATTCAAA GAAACACATGCATTGGTCAACTGTGTTGTGGCTTTATCCTGGAGTTTATGAG ATAAAATTTATCGTCGATGGACACTGGAAGATTGACCCTCACAGAGAGTCTTCGACCAAGGGAGCAATAACTAACAACATTCTCCGGGTTGGAAGATGA
- the LOC103500828 gene encoding protein PTST homolog 3, chloroplastic isoform X4, which yields MATLSHFPSLLSLSSRNFSFLDQLHTLNHHPKFHCFGHHHHHHPRRQSYVCNCSIRSSRASRRKKSNEELCNDIREFIRSVGLPKDHVPSTKELSQHGRTDLANIVRRRGHKLMRELLLTNSTTTVEGDCDLGNITLTGQDGEAKDVVEDSVLENPSNNSNTNHVFSFDDCFSDPTATANSSAEEELSNDLICHDEYNASYRENDENIEIVEADKSRKTEVAASEDCFTSSNIGLGVTCSDHTGELIEFSKNLSLENAENSLECQSEVTNDKVDESHWSLEVPSGENYMINSTADEYLDMHDHDERPLLLTPSSSLKEEALHYSNEQVEKEDNCVDDVSLSAEMTIIDDQSSGLNIDRALARGESSGELVKYSEQLSLAEKVARFIQNGDLDIVDDNFDATLSESGAGEGNGFVTATNAEESEINFHVEAFSEDTTASRGSLMASNGSASEFDDNVSTTAVGQLIRDDQPSTEALNGQIEKVSGAEIKMSENQVEIDRLKFMLHQKELELSQLKEQIERDKLALSVSQSKAEAELSHAQKLILERDSELVIAEECLYGLEEVQIHYSGEGEIVEVAGGFNGWHHKIKMDPQPSSDNLDSVNSKKHMHWSTVLWLYPGVYEIKFIVDGHWKIDPHRESSTKGAITNNILRVGR from the exons ATGGCTACGCTCTCTCATTTTCCCTCcttactctctctctcttctcggAATTTCTCTTTCCTAGACCAACTGCATACGCTCAATCATCACCCCAAGTTTCACTGTTTTGGCCACCATCACCACCATCATCCAAGGAGACAGTCTTACGTCTGTAATTGTTCAATCAGGAGTTCCAG GGCTAGTAGAAGGAAGAAGAGTAATGAGGAGCTCTGCAACGACATTCGCGAGTTCATTAGATCGGTTGGACTTCCGAAGGATCATGTACCTTCTACAAAGGAGCTTTCGCAGCACGGAAG GACTGACCTGGCAAATATTGTAAGACGAAGGGGTCACAAACTTATGCGAGAGCTTCTTCTTACTAATTCAACCACTACGGTTGAAGGTGATTGTGACTTGGGGAACATTACTCTGACAG GCCAGGATGGCGAGGCAAAAGATGTAGTTGAAGACTCGGTGTTAGAAAACCCCTCTAATAATTCAAATACCAACCATGTTTTTAGTTTTGATGACTGCTTTTCGGATCCTACGGCAACAGCCAATTCATCAGCGGAGGAAGAGTTGTCAAATGATCTAATATGCCATGATGAATACAATGCATCATATCGGGAAAATGATGAGAACATTGAGATAGTTGAAGCTGATAAATCCAGGAAAACTGAAGTTGCTGCATCAGAAGATTGCTTTACTAGTTCAAATATTGGTTTAGGTGTTACGTGCAGTGACCACACTGGGGAGCTAattgaattttcaaaaaatttatcACTAGAGAATGCTGAAAATTCATTGGAATGTCAAAGTGAGGTAACAAATGATAAGGTCGATGAATCTCACTGGTCACTTGAAGTTCCTTCTGGAGAGAATTATATGATAAATTCCACAGCTGATGAATATCTTGACATGCATGACCATGATGAAAGACCTCTACTTTTGACTCCTAGTTCCTCCTTAAAGGAAGAGGCCTTGCATTATTCAAATGAACAGGTCGAGAAAGAAGATAACTGTGTGGATGACGTCTCCTTATCAGCAGAAATGACTATCATAGATGACCAATCTAGTGGTTTAAATATTGATAGGGCTCTTGCACGTGGAGAGTCTAGTGGCGAGTTGGTAAAATATTCAGAGCAGTTATCCCTAGCAGAGAAGGTGGCTAGATTTATACAAAATGGAGATCTGGATATAGTAGATG ATAATTTTGATGCCACATTAAGCGAGAGTGGTGCTGGAGAAGGCAATGGATTCGTTACAGCAACAAATGCAGAAGAATCTGAAATAAACTTCCATGTTGAGGCATTCTCAGAAGATACCACCGCAAGTAGGGGTTCTTTGATGGCATCAAATGGGAGTGCATCTGAATTTGATGATAATGTGTCTACCACAGCTGTTGGTCAATTAATTAG GGATGATCAACCGTCAACTGAGGCTTTAAATGGTCAAATTGAAAAGGTGTCGGGTGCTGAG ATAAAAATGTCTGAGAATCAAGTTGAGATTGATCGTCTCAAATTTATGTTG CATCAGAAGGAGCTGGAACTGTCTCAGTTGAAGGAACAGATTGAGAGGGACAAG CTTGCTTTGTCTGTTTCTCAAAGCAAGGCTGAAGCAGAGCTCAGCCATGCCCAAAAACTCATTTTAGAAAGAGATTCGGAGTTAGTTATTGCTGAGGAGTGTCTTTACGGATTGGAGGAG GTTCAAATCCATTACAGCGGGGAAGGAGAAATTGTTGAGGTAGCTGGTGGCTTCAATGGTTGGCACCATAAGATTAAGATGGACCCACAGCCGTCATCCGATAATCTGGATTCGGTTAATTCAAA GAAACACATGCATTGGTCAACTGTGTTGTGGCTTTATCCTGGAGTTTATGAG ATAAAATTTATCGTCGATGGACACTGGAAGATTGACCCTCACAGAGAGTCTTCGACCAAGGGAGCAATAACTAACAACATTCTCCGGGTTGGAAGATGA
- the LOC103500828 gene encoding protein PTST homolog 3, chloroplastic isoform X1 gives MATLSHFPSLLSLSSRNFSFLDQLHTLNHHPKFHCFGHHHHHHPRRQSYVCNCSIRSSRASRRKKSNEELCNDIREFIRSVGLPKDHVPSTKELSQHGRTDLANIVRRRGHKLMRELLLTNSTTTVEGDCDLGNITLTEGQDGEAKDVVEDSVLENPSNNSNTNHVFSFDDCFSDPTATANSSAEEELSNDLICHDEYNASYRENDENIEIVEADKSRKTEVAASEDCFTSSNIGLGVTCSDHTGELIEFSKNLSLENAENSLECQSEVTNDKVDESHWSLEVPSGENYMINSTADEYLDMHDHDERPLLLTPSSSLKEEALHYSNEQVEKEDNCVDDVSLSAEMTIIDDQSSGLNIDRALARGESSGELVKYSEQLSLAEKVARFIQNGDLDIVDDNFDATLSESGAGEGNGFVTATNAEESEINFHVEAFSEDTTASRGSLMASNGSASEFDDNVSTTAVGQLIRDDQPSTEALNGQIEKVSGAEKDFCLSMVQIKMSENQVEIDRLKFMLHQKELELSQLKEQIERDKLALSVSQSKAEAELSHAQKLILERDSELVIAEECLYGLEEVQIHYSGEGEIVEVAGGFNGWHHKIKMDPQPSSDNLDSVNSKKHMHWSTVLWLYPGVYEIKFIVDGHWKIDPHRESSTKGAITNNILRVGR, from the exons ATGGCTACGCTCTCTCATTTTCCCTCcttactctctctctcttctcggAATTTCTCTTTCCTAGACCAACTGCATACGCTCAATCATCACCCCAAGTTTCACTGTTTTGGCCACCATCACCACCATCATCCAAGGAGACAGTCTTACGTCTGTAATTGTTCAATCAGGAGTTCCAG GGCTAGTAGAAGGAAGAAGAGTAATGAGGAGCTCTGCAACGACATTCGCGAGTTCATTAGATCGGTTGGACTTCCGAAGGATCATGTACCTTCTACAAAGGAGCTTTCGCAGCACGGAAG GACTGACCTGGCAAATATTGTAAGACGAAGGGGTCACAAACTTATGCGAGAGCTTCTTCTTACTAATTCAACCACTACGGTTGAAGGTGATTGTGACTTGGGGAACATTACTCTGACAG AAGGCCAGGATGGCGAGGCAAAAGATGTAGTTGAAGACTCGGTGTTAGAAAACCCCTCTAATAATTCAAATACCAACCATGTTTTTAGTTTTGATGACTGCTTTTCGGATCCTACGGCAACAGCCAATTCATCAGCGGAGGAAGAGTTGTCAAATGATCTAATATGCCATGATGAATACAATGCATCATATCGGGAAAATGATGAGAACATTGAGATAGTTGAAGCTGATAAATCCAGGAAAACTGAAGTTGCTGCATCAGAAGATTGCTTTACTAGTTCAAATATTGGTTTAGGTGTTACGTGCAGTGACCACACTGGGGAGCTAattgaattttcaaaaaatttatcACTAGAGAATGCTGAAAATTCATTGGAATGTCAAAGTGAGGTAACAAATGATAAGGTCGATGAATCTCACTGGTCACTTGAAGTTCCTTCTGGAGAGAATTATATGATAAATTCCACAGCTGATGAATATCTTGACATGCATGACCATGATGAAAGACCTCTACTTTTGACTCCTAGTTCCTCCTTAAAGGAAGAGGCCTTGCATTATTCAAATGAACAGGTCGAGAAAGAAGATAACTGTGTGGATGACGTCTCCTTATCAGCAGAAATGACTATCATAGATGACCAATCTAGTGGTTTAAATATTGATAGGGCTCTTGCACGTGGAGAGTCTAGTGGCGAGTTGGTAAAATATTCAGAGCAGTTATCCCTAGCAGAGAAGGTGGCTAGATTTATACAAAATGGAGATCTGGATATAGTAGATG ATAATTTTGATGCCACATTAAGCGAGAGTGGTGCTGGAGAAGGCAATGGATTCGTTACAGCAACAAATGCAGAAGAATCTGAAATAAACTTCCATGTTGAGGCATTCTCAGAAGATACCACCGCAAGTAGGGGTTCTTTGATGGCATCAAATGGGAGTGCATCTGAATTTGATGATAATGTGTCTACCACAGCTGTTGGTCAATTAATTAG GGATGATCAACCGTCAACTGAGGCTTTAAATGGTCAAATTGAAAAGGTGTCGGGTGCTGAG AAGGATTTTTGTCTCTCTATGGTACAGATAAAAATGTCTGAGAATCAAGTTGAGATTGATCGTCTCAAATTTATGTTG CATCAGAAGGAGCTGGAACTGTCTCAGTTGAAGGAACAGATTGAGAGGGACAAG CTTGCTTTGTCTGTTTCTCAAAGCAAGGCTGAAGCAGAGCTCAGCCATGCCCAAAAACTCATTTTAGAAAGAGATTCGGAGTTAGTTATTGCTGAGGAGTGTCTTTACGGATTGGAGGAG GTTCAAATCCATTACAGCGGGGAAGGAGAAATTGTTGAGGTAGCTGGTGGCTTCAATGGTTGGCACCATAAGATTAAGATGGACCCACAGCCGTCATCCGATAATCTGGATTCGGTTAATTCAAA GAAACACATGCATTGGTCAACTGTGTTGTGGCTTTATCCTGGAGTTTATGAG ATAAAATTTATCGTCGATGGACACTGGAAGATTGACCCTCACAGAGAGTCTTCGACCAAGGGAGCAATAACTAACAACATTCTCCGGGTTGGAAGATGA
- the LOC103500828 gene encoding protein PTST homolog 3, chloroplastic isoform X3, whose amino-acid sequence MATLSHFPSLLSLSSRNFSFLDQLHTLNHHPKFHCFGHHHHHHPRRQSYVCNCSIRSSRASRRKKSNEELCNDIREFIRSVGLPKDHVPSTKELSQHGRTDLANIVRRRGHKLMRELLLTNSTTTVEGDCDLGNITLTEGQDGEAKDVVEDSVLENPSNNSNTNHVFSFDDCFSDPTATANSSAEEELSNDLICHDEYNASYRENDENIEIVEADKSRKTEVAASEDCFTSSNIGLGVTCSDHTGELIEFSKNLSLENAENSLECQSEVTNDKVDESHWSLEVPSGENYMINSTADEYLDMHDHDERPLLLTPSSSLKEEALHYSNEQVEKEDNCVDDVSLSAEMTIIDDQSSGLNIDRALARGESSGELVKYSEQLSLAEKVARFIQNGDLDIVDDNFDATLSESGAGEGNGFVTATNAEESEINFHVEAFSEDTTASRGSLMASNGSASEFDDNVSTTAVGQLIRDDQPSTEALNGQIEKVSGAEIKMSENQVEIDRLKFMLHQKELELSQLKEQIERDKLALSVSQSKAEAELSHAQKLILERDSELVIAEECLYGLEEVQIHYSGEGEIVEVAGGFNGWHHKIKMDPQPSSDNLDSVNSKKHMHWSTVLWLYPGVYEIKFIVDGHWKIDPHRESSTKGAITNNILRVGR is encoded by the exons ATGGCTACGCTCTCTCATTTTCCCTCcttactctctctctcttctcggAATTTCTCTTTCCTAGACCAACTGCATACGCTCAATCATCACCCCAAGTTTCACTGTTTTGGCCACCATCACCACCATCATCCAAGGAGACAGTCTTACGTCTGTAATTGTTCAATCAGGAGTTCCAG GGCTAGTAGAAGGAAGAAGAGTAATGAGGAGCTCTGCAACGACATTCGCGAGTTCATTAGATCGGTTGGACTTCCGAAGGATCATGTACCTTCTACAAAGGAGCTTTCGCAGCACGGAAG GACTGACCTGGCAAATATTGTAAGACGAAGGGGTCACAAACTTATGCGAGAGCTTCTTCTTACTAATTCAACCACTACGGTTGAAGGTGATTGTGACTTGGGGAACATTACTCTGACAG AAGGCCAGGATGGCGAGGCAAAAGATGTAGTTGAAGACTCGGTGTTAGAAAACCCCTCTAATAATTCAAATACCAACCATGTTTTTAGTTTTGATGACTGCTTTTCGGATCCTACGGCAACAGCCAATTCATCAGCGGAGGAAGAGTTGTCAAATGATCTAATATGCCATGATGAATACAATGCATCATATCGGGAAAATGATGAGAACATTGAGATAGTTGAAGCTGATAAATCCAGGAAAACTGAAGTTGCTGCATCAGAAGATTGCTTTACTAGTTCAAATATTGGTTTAGGTGTTACGTGCAGTGACCACACTGGGGAGCTAattgaattttcaaaaaatttatcACTAGAGAATGCTGAAAATTCATTGGAATGTCAAAGTGAGGTAACAAATGATAAGGTCGATGAATCTCACTGGTCACTTGAAGTTCCTTCTGGAGAGAATTATATGATAAATTCCACAGCTGATGAATATCTTGACATGCATGACCATGATGAAAGACCTCTACTTTTGACTCCTAGTTCCTCCTTAAAGGAAGAGGCCTTGCATTATTCAAATGAACAGGTCGAGAAAGAAGATAACTGTGTGGATGACGTCTCCTTATCAGCAGAAATGACTATCATAGATGACCAATCTAGTGGTTTAAATATTGATAGGGCTCTTGCACGTGGAGAGTCTAGTGGCGAGTTGGTAAAATATTCAGAGCAGTTATCCCTAGCAGAGAAGGTGGCTAGATTTATACAAAATGGAGATCTGGATATAGTAGATG ATAATTTTGATGCCACATTAAGCGAGAGTGGTGCTGGAGAAGGCAATGGATTCGTTACAGCAACAAATGCAGAAGAATCTGAAATAAACTTCCATGTTGAGGCATTCTCAGAAGATACCACCGCAAGTAGGGGTTCTTTGATGGCATCAAATGGGAGTGCATCTGAATTTGATGATAATGTGTCTACCACAGCTGTTGGTCAATTAATTAG GGATGATCAACCGTCAACTGAGGCTTTAAATGGTCAAATTGAAAAGGTGTCGGGTGCTGAG ATAAAAATGTCTGAGAATCAAGTTGAGATTGATCGTCTCAAATTTATGTTG CATCAGAAGGAGCTGGAACTGTCTCAGTTGAAGGAACAGATTGAGAGGGACAAG CTTGCTTTGTCTGTTTCTCAAAGCAAGGCTGAAGCAGAGCTCAGCCATGCCCAAAAACTCATTTTAGAAAGAGATTCGGAGTTAGTTATTGCTGAGGAGTGTCTTTACGGATTGGAGGAG GTTCAAATCCATTACAGCGGGGAAGGAGAAATTGTTGAGGTAGCTGGTGGCTTCAATGGTTGGCACCATAAGATTAAGATGGACCCACAGCCGTCATCCGATAATCTGGATTCGGTTAATTCAAA GAAACACATGCATTGGTCAACTGTGTTGTGGCTTTATCCTGGAGTTTATGAG ATAAAATTTATCGTCGATGGACACTGGAAGATTGACCCTCACAGAGAGTCTTCGACCAAGGGAGCAATAACTAACAACATTCTCCGGGTTGGAAGATGA